The following are encoded together in the Flavobacterium haoranii genome:
- the rodA gene encoding rod shape-determining protein RodA has translation MRNQSVNRSIDWLTLFLYITLVSMGWMTIYSASLPVEGASVFDFSQNYGRQMIFIFLSIPLIFILLFIDAKIFERLSFVFYGLGILLLLGLFVFGVTKKGQTNWYQFGGFGFQPSEFVKTATALLLAKYLSYSQINLKLWKHQLIAFAIIGLPVLLIQMQPDTGSALIFLSLVFVLNREGLPSWYLIAGATAIGLFFAALLFNPLYIIIIFTVLAILHFLNNRKISRNPFVYLFVLAVVAGFVYSVNFVYNEVLEPHQKDRIDVLIGEEVDMKKEGYNLNQSMIAIGSGGLLGKGYLEGTQTKGGFVPEQHTDYIFTTVGEEWGFVGVVVVILLFVSLFLRIIYLAENQKTKFSRVYGYCVATYLFIHFFVNIAMLVKLFPTIGVPLPFFSYGGSSLWAFTIMLFIFIKLDANKVNEW, from the coding sequence ATGCGAAATCAAAGTGTAAATAGAAGTATCGACTGGTTAACACTATTCTTATATATCACTCTTGTGAGTATGGGATGGATGACTATTTATTCGGCATCATTACCAGTTGAAGGCGCTTCTGTTTTTGATTTCAGCCAAAATTATGGCCGTCAAATGATTTTTATCTTTTTGAGTATTCCGTTAATTTTTATTTTACTTTTTATTGATGCTAAAATATTTGAACGCCTTTCCTTTGTCTTTTACGGTTTAGGTATTTTACTTTTGTTAGGTTTATTTGTCTTTGGTGTTACCAAAAAAGGACAAACCAACTGGTACCAATTTGGTGGATTTGGATTTCAACCTTCAGAATTCGTAAAAACCGCAACAGCTTTATTATTAGCTAAATACTTAAGTTATTCTCAAATAAACTTAAAACTTTGGAAACATCAATTAATTGCATTTGCTATTATTGGTTTACCCGTTTTATTAATTCAAATGCAACCTGATACTGGAAGTGCTTTAATCTTTTTATCGTTAGTTTTTGTTTTAAATAGAGAAGGATTACCGAGTTGGTACTTAATTGCTGGAGCAACGGCAATAGGGTTGTTTTTTGCAGCACTGTTATTTAATCCATTATATATCATTATCATCTTTACAGTATTAGCAATACTTCACTTTTTAAACAATAGAAAAATTTCAAGAAATCCATTTGTATATCTATTTGTTTTAGCAGTAGTTGCAGGTTTTGTTTACTCGGTAAACTTTGTTTATAATGAAGTATTAGAACCGCATCAAAAAGACAGAATCGACGTTTTAATAGGTGAAGAAGTGGACATGAAAAAAGAAGGATACAATTTAAATCAGTCGATGATTGCAATTGGTTCTGGTGGTTTATTAGGAAAAGGTTATTTAGAAGGAACTCAAACTAAGGGAGGATTTGTACCCGAACAACACACCGATTATATTTTTACAACTGTTGGCGAAGAATGGGGTTTTGTAGGAGTTGTTGTAGTCATCTTATTATTTGTTTCGTTATTCTTGCGAATAATTTATCTCGCCGAAAATCAAAAAACAAAATTTAGTCGTGTTTACGGTTATTGTGTAGCGACTTATTTATTCATACACTTTTTTGTAAATATTGCCATGCTTGTAAAATTATTCCCGACAATTGGAGTGCCACTACCCTTTTTCTCGTACGGAGGTTCAAGTTTATGGGCATTCACTATTATGCTATTTATTTTTATAAAACTAGATGCCAATAAAGTAAATGAATGGTAG
- the mreC gene encoding rod shape-determining protein MreC translates to MQQIINFLVKNSYRLLFLLLLGISLILTIKSHSYHRSEYINSANAVSGGIYKKVNEADEYLSLKEKNAQLAEENARLKQVLFNKKDTLLNSKTSFNTETDIFSVKKAKVIKNKFNTRENYLTLNIGSKDSIKTDMGVINDKGIVGIIEKTSTNYSTVLSILNTKSRINAKIKNSNHFGSLIWDGKNVGYAQLIDVPRLASLKKGDSIVTGAESEIFPENIPIGKIDKVYVDTKTNYYTINVRLFNDMTALGYVYIIENKHKKEKLKLETKQTDK, encoded by the coding sequence ATGCAGCAAATAATAAATTTTTTAGTAAAAAACAGCTATAGATTGCTGTTTTTGCTGCTTTTGGGCATTAGCTTAATTCTTACCATAAAATCGCATTCTTATCATAGAAGTGAATACATAAATTCAGCAAATGCGGTAAGCGGAGGAATTTATAAAAAGGTAAATGAAGCTGATGAGTATTTGAGCTTGAAAGAGAAAAACGCGCAATTAGCTGAAGAAAACGCTAGATTAAAACAAGTGCTTTTTAATAAAAAAGACACATTGTTAAATTCTAAAACATCTTTTAATACTGAAACTGATATATTTTCAGTTAAAAAAGCAAAGGTCATAAAAAACAAATTCAATACACGAGAAAATTACCTTACGTTAAATATTGGTTCCAAAGACAGTATAAAAACTGACATGGGTGTAATTAATGACAAAGGAATTGTTGGGATAATTGAAAAAACTAGTACTAATTACTCTACAGTTTTAAGTATTTTAAATACTAAATCTAGAATTAACGCAAAAATCAAAAATTCTAATCATTTTGGTTCACTTATTTGGGATGGAAAAAATGTGGGTTATGCACAATTAATCGATGTTCCGCGATTGGCCTCGCTTAAAAAAGGTGACTCCATTGTAACCGGAGCTGAATCCGAAATTTTCCCTGAAAATATTCCTATTGGTAAAATCGATAAAGTTTACGTAGATACAAAAACCAATTATTATACTATTAATGTGCGTCTTTTTAACGACATGACCGCATTAGGTTATGTGTACATAATTGAAAACAAACACAAAAAAGAGAAGCTAAAATTAGAAACCAAACAAACTGACAAATAA
- the purH gene encoding bifunctional phosphoribosylaminoimidazolecarboxamide formyltransferase/IMP cyclohydrolase, translated as MTTTKNIKSALISVFDKTGLEPIVKALHQNQVTIYSTGGTEAFIKGLGVPVVPVETVTDYPSILGGRVKTLHPKIFGGILNRQDNESDVQQMEEFNIPQIDLVIVDLYPFEKTVASGASEADIIEKIDIGGISLIRAAAKNFKDTVIVASVEQYAEFLNYYTEEKGATTIEQRRVLATKAFHVSSNYDTAIFNYFNADETYYKASVANGQTLRYGENPHQKGFFFGDFDAMFTKLNGKELSYNNLLDVDAAVNLMNEFKGDLPTFAILKHNNACGIATRSSMKEAYVDALAGDPTSAFGGVLIANGNIDLATAEEIHSLFCEVIIAPSFDEDAVQLLIEKKNRIILVINEVELPEKQVRTCLNGVLVQEKDNITDNKEHLKTVTKTEPTNQEIEDLLFASKICKHTKSNTIVLAKNKQLCASGTGQTSRVDALRQAIEKANAFNFDLKGAVMASDAFFPFPDCVEIADNAGIKAVIQPGGSIKDELSINYCDEHKMGMVFTGVRHFKH; from the coding sequence ATGACTACAACAAAAAACATCAAATCTGCATTAATTTCAGTATTTGACAAAACTGGTTTAGAGCCAATAGTTAAAGCACTTCATCAAAATCAAGTAACTATTTATTCAACAGGCGGAACTGAAGCTTTTATTAAAGGTTTAGGTGTTCCTGTAGTTCCTGTAGAAACAGTTACTGATTATCCTTCAATTCTAGGAGGTCGTGTAAAAACTTTACATCCAAAAATTTTTGGTGGCATCTTAAACAGACAAGATAATGAAAGTGATGTACAACAAATGGAAGAATTCAATATTCCACAAATTGATTTAGTTATTGTTGATTTATATCCTTTTGAAAAAACAGTTGCTTCTGGAGCAAGTGAAGCTGATATTATTGAGAAAATTGATATTGGAGGAATTTCTTTAATCCGTGCAGCTGCTAAAAATTTTAAAGACACCGTTATTGTTGCTTCTGTTGAGCAATATGCAGAATTTTTAAATTACTATACTGAAGAAAAAGGGGCTACAACTATTGAACAAAGAAGAGTTTTAGCAACTAAAGCATTCCACGTTTCTTCAAATTACGATACTGCTATTTTCAATTATTTTAACGCAGACGAAACTTATTACAAAGCAAGTGTAGCAAACGGTCAAACATTACGATATGGAGAAAATCCACATCAAAAAGGATTTTTCTTTGGAGATTTTGATGCAATGTTTACAAAATTGAATGGTAAAGAATTGTCGTACAACAATTTACTAGATGTTGATGCTGCTGTAAATTTAATGAACGAATTTAAGGGTGATCTACCAACATTTGCCATTTTAAAACACAACAATGCATGTGGTATTGCTACAAGAAGTTCTATGAAAGAAGCTTATGTTGATGCATTAGCTGGTGATCCAACATCTGCTTTTGGTGGAGTATTAATTGCAAATGGAAATATCGATTTAGCAACTGCAGAAGAAATTCATAGTTTATTTTGCGAAGTAATTATTGCGCCATCATTTGATGAAGATGCTGTTCAATTATTAATTGAAAAGAAAAATAGAATTATTTTAGTTATAAATGAAGTAGAATTACCTGAAAAACAAGTTAGAACATGTTTAAATGGAGTTTTAGTTCAAGAAAAAGATAACATTACAGACAATAAAGAGCATTTAAAAACCGTTACAAAAACAGAACCTACTAATCAAGAAATTGAAGATTTGTTATTTGCTTCTAAAATTTGTAAACACACCAAATCTAACACAATTGTTTTAGCAAAAAACAAACAACTTTGTGCTTCTGGAACTGGTCAAACATCAAGAGTAGACGCGTTAAGACAAGCAATTGAAAAGGCAAATGCTTTTAATTTCGATTTAAAAGGTGCTGTTATGGCTAGCGATGCATTTTTCCCATTTCCCGACTGTGTTGAAATAGCAGATAATGCAGGAATAAAAGCTGTTATTCAACCAGGTGGCTCTATAAAAGATGAATTGAGTATTAACTATTGTGACGAACACAAAATGGGTATGGTATTTACTGGTGTTCGCCATTTTAAACATTAA
- the mrdA gene encoding penicillin-binding protein 2, whose protein sequence is MRKLLLPILIIVGALILISRFFYLQVIDETYKLKAENIAIKKVYDFPERGYIYDRNGKLLVANQPSYDIMVVPAEIKNIDTLEFCNLLGITKEYFDKKIAKAIVYSRRLPSVFISQLNKREYAAFQEKERKFEGFYTQKRALRDYQVNYGANIFGFITQASEFEIEKNPYYNSGDLIGKQGVEKQYEEILRGIKGVKYLLRDKHNKIIGPYKEGKYDTIAQQGKDLVLTIDGELQKYGTELMANKRGGIVAIEPSSGEILALISMPTYDPSLLVGRKRSENYTKLYYDSIAKPLYDRGLLAQYPPGSPFKIVTGLIGLQEEVINEETSFVCHHGFYYGRGAFMKCHDAGVSKLNNGIYQSCNTYFANVYKRTIDKYKNPSVSVDKWSTNVKSFGLGQFLGTDMPIGAKGLVPTSKTYERAYPNGGWRSTTIISNSIGQGEVLTTPIQLANMMAAVANKGYYYTPHIVKEIKGEKLDKKFVTKHQTTIDEKYFDPVIRGLADVYNRGTAASLKVDSLQICGKTGTAENKIRVAGKTYQLKDHSIFVAFAPAENPKIAIAVFVENGYWGNRWAGPIATLMIEKYVKGKITRKDLENRMLNGSLEDEYKKIENIIYQRAQEPVKDTIKSEAIKNEEEEVN, encoded by the coding sequence ATGAGAAAATTACTTTTGCCTATACTAATAATCGTTGGAGCTTTAATACTCATAAGCCGTTTCTTTTACTTACAAGTAATTGACGAAACCTATAAATTAAAAGCCGAAAATATTGCGATTAAGAAAGTTTACGATTTTCCAGAGCGTGGTTATATCTACGATAGAAATGGCAAATTATTAGTAGCCAACCAACCCTCTTATGATATCATGGTTGTTCCTGCAGAAATAAAAAATATTGACACACTAGAGTTTTGTAATTTATTAGGAATTACTAAAGAATATTTCGACAAGAAAATTGCCAAAGCAATAGTTTACAGTCGAAGATTACCCTCAGTATTTATTTCGCAATTAAATAAAAGAGAATACGCCGCTTTTCAAGAAAAAGAAAGAAAGTTTGAAGGTTTTTATACTCAAAAAAGAGCTTTGCGAGATTACCAAGTAAATTATGGAGCTAATATTTTTGGATTCATTACACAAGCGAGTGAGTTTGAAATTGAAAAAAATCCATATTACAACAGTGGTGATTTAATAGGAAAACAAGGTGTTGAAAAGCAGTATGAAGAAATTTTAAGGGGAATAAAGGGAGTTAAATACTTATTGAGAGACAAACATAATAAAATTATTGGGCCGTATAAAGAAGGTAAATATGATACGATTGCCCAACAAGGAAAAGACTTGGTTTTAACTATTGATGGTGAACTACAAAAATACGGTACAGAATTGATGGCTAACAAAAGAGGTGGAATTGTAGCAATTGAACCTAGTTCTGGTGAAATTTTAGCACTTATTTCTATGCCAACTTATGATCCTTCTTTGCTAGTAGGTAGAAAAAGATCTGAAAATTACACAAAACTATATTACGATTCTATTGCAAAACCACTTTACGACAGAGGTTTATTGGCACAATATCCTCCAGGATCACCTTTTAAAATTGTAACTGGATTAATTGGTTTACAAGAAGAAGTTATTAACGAAGAAACTAGTTTTGTGTGTCATCATGGGTTTTACTATGGAAGAGGTGCATTCATGAAATGTCACGATGCTGGCGTTTCTAAACTAAATAATGGAATTTATCAATCATGTAATACCTATTTTGCAAATGTTTACAAAAGAACGATTGATAAGTACAAAAACCCAAGTGTGAGTGTCGATAAATGGTCTACAAATGTAAAAAGTTTTGGATTAGGCCAGTTTTTAGGAACCGATATGCCAATTGGAGCTAAAGGACTAGTTCCAACTTCTAAAACTTACGAAAGAGCATATCCAAATGGTGGATGGCGAAGTACAACCATTATATCTAACTCCATTGGTCAAGGTGAAGTTTTAACAACACCAATTCAATTAGCAAATATGATGGCAGCAGTTGCTAATAAGGGATATTACTACACCCCTCACATTGTAAAAGAAATTAAAGGTGAAAAATTAGATAAGAAGTTTGTTACCAAACATCAAACTACAATTGATGAAAAATATTTTGATCCGGTTATTAGAGGCTTAGCCGATGTTTATAACCGTGGAACTGCTGCATCGTTAAAAGTTGATAGTTTACAAATTTGTGGTAAAACGGGTACGGCCGAAAATAAAATTAGAGTTGCAGGAAAAACTTATCAATTAAAAGACCATTCCATATTTGTGGCTTTTGCTCCTGCTGAAAATCCTAAAATTGCGATTGCCGTTTTTGTGGAAAATGGTTATTGGGGAAATCGATGGGCTGGACCTATAGCTACCTTAATGATTGAAAAATACGTGAAAGGTAAAATCACGAGAAAAGATTTAGAAAACAGAATGCTAAACGGAAGTTTGGAAGACGAATACAAGAAAATTGAAAACATTATTTATCAGCGAGCTCAAGAACCTGTAAAGGATACCATAAAATCGGAAGCAATTAAAAACGAAGAAGAGGAAGTAAACTAA
- a CDS encoding ABC transporter permease encodes MLLYLRLLKESFGFALNALRTNKLRTFLSLLGVTIGIFSIIAVLAAVDSMDKKIKEDLSDMDMNTIYLIRFSFGPSDVPRWKREQFPDVTYEEYEYLRRSVNGIDKMSFNMFTRNENIKYGDKTVSSIRVKPSTYEFIDIEPIKVEKGRYFNEAESNSGNPVIVIGSEVAEGLFGNSEPIGKKIRLYGQKFTVIGVLKKQGEGMFGDSNDVAVFFPVNFIRRLYGDNSDMLTPAILIKPEKGIDIEEFKADLAQKLRTFRGIKPGEINNFFLNVLSGFTDFIDNIIGQMNLVGWLISGFSLLVGGFGIANIMFVSVKERTNLIGIQKALGAKNKFILFQFLFEAIILSVIGGIVGMFLVWIIALILSSALDFEFVLSTQNILLGTGLAAVIGLVSGIIPAISASKLDPVEAIRSGM; translated from the coding sequence ATGCTTTTATATCTTAGGTTACTTAAAGAAAGTTTTGGTTTTGCATTAAATGCTTTGCGGACAAATAAGCTGCGGACTTTTTTGTCGCTTTTGGGTGTTACAATTGGTATTTTTTCCATTATTGCAGTCTTAGCGGCAGTAGATTCTATGGATAAAAAAATCAAAGAAGATTTAAGTGATATGGATATGAATACTATATACTTAATTCGTTTTTCTTTTGGCCCATCGGATGTTCCTCGTTGGAAACGTGAACAATTCCCTGATGTTACCTATGAAGAATATGAATATTTAAGAAGGTCAGTGAATGGTATTGATAAAATGTCATTCAACATGTTCACTAGAAACGAAAATATTAAGTATGGAGACAAAACAGTAAGTTCTATTAGAGTAAAACCTTCAACTTACGAATTTATTGATATTGAGCCTATTAAAGTAGAAAAAGGCCGTTATTTTAATGAAGCGGAGTCAAATTCAGGAAATCCTGTAATTGTGATAGGAAGCGAAGTAGCTGAAGGATTATTTGGAAATTCAGAGCCTATTGGTAAAAAAATTAGATTATACGGGCAAAAATTTACTGTCATAGGTGTTTTAAAAAAGCAAGGAGAGGGTATGTTTGGGGATAGTAATGATGTTGCTGTTTTTTTTCCAGTTAACTTTATTAGAAGATTATATGGTGATAATAGCGATATGTTAACTCCTGCAATTTTAATTAAGCCGGAAAAAGGAATAGATATTGAAGAGTTTAAGGCAGATTTAGCACAAAAATTGAGAACTTTTAGAGGTATAAAACCAGGAGAAATCAATAATTTTTTTCTTAATGTTTTATCTGGTTTTACAGATTTTATTGATAATATCATTGGGCAAATGAATCTTGTAGGATGGCTTATAAGTGGTTTTTCTTTACTTGTTGGAGGATTTGGAATTGCGAATATTATGTTTGTTTCGGTTAAAGAGAGAACCAATTTAATAGGAATTCAAAAAGCATTGGGTGCCAAAAATAAATTTATATTATTCCAATTTTTATTCGAAGCAATTATACTTTCTGTAATTGGTGGTATTGTTGGAATGTTTTTAGTTTGGATAATAGCTCTAATTTTGAGTTCGGCTCTAGATTTTGAGTTTGTACTAAGCACACAAAATATATTATTAGGAACAGGATTAGCGGCTGTTATTGGTTTGGTTTCTGGAATTATTCCTGCAATATCGGCATCAAAACTTGATCCGGTGGAAGCTATTCGTTCGGGAATGTAA
- a CDS encoding rod shape-determining protein has translation MAFFDFMTEDIAIDLGTANTLIIHNDKVVIDSPSIVARDRITGKITAVGKEANMMQGKTHENIKTIRPLKDGVIADFDASEKMLQMFIKSIPALKKKLFTPALRLVICIPSGITEVEMRAVKESAERVNGKEVYLIHEPMAAAIGIGVDIMQPKGNMIVDIGGGTTEIAVIALGGIVCDKSVKIAGDVFTNDIIYYMRTQHNLFVGETTAEKIKIQIGAATEDLDSPPDEMSVQGRDLLTGKPKQVDVSFREIAKALDKSIQRIEDAVMETLSQTPPELAADIYNTGIYLAGGGSMLRGLDKRISLKTDLPVYIAEDPLRAVVRGTGIALKNLNKYKSILIK, from the coding sequence ATGGCATTTTTTGATTTTATGACCGAGGATATTGCAATTGACCTTGGTACTGCTAACACCTTAATCATTCACAACGACAAAGTTGTAATCGATAGCCCATCGATTGTAGCTCGAGATCGTATTACGGGGAAAATTACTGCCGTAGGTAAAGAAGCTAACATGATGCAAGGTAAAACTCATGAAAACATAAAAACAATACGCCCTTTGAAGGATGGAGTTATTGCCGACTTTGATGCTTCTGAAAAAATGCTTCAAATGTTCATTAAAAGTATTCCAGCTTTAAAGAAAAAATTGTTTACACCAGCTTTAAGATTAGTAATTTGTATTCCATCAGGAATTACTGAAGTTGAAATGCGCGCTGTAAAGGAATCTGCTGAACGCGTAAATGGTAAAGAGGTTTATTTAATTCACGAACCAATGGCTGCTGCGATTGGAATTGGTGTTGACATTATGCAACCAAAAGGAAACATGATTGTTGACATCGGAGGTGGTACAACAGAAATTGCCGTAATTGCACTAGGTGGAATTGTTTGTGATAAATCAGTAAAAATTGCGGGTGACGTTTTCACAAATGACATTATTTATTACATGAGAACGCAACACAATTTATTTGTGGGTGAGACAACTGCCGAAAAAATAAAAATACAAATTGGTGCGGCGACGGAAGATTTAGACAGTCCACCAGATGAAATGTCAGTTCAAGGAAGAGACTTATTAACAGGTAAACCAAAACAAGTTGATGTTTCTTTCCGTGAAATTGCAAAAGCATTAGACAAATCAATCCAACGAATTGAAGATGCTGTAATGGAAACTTTATCTCAAACTCCTCCAGAATTAGCAGCCGATATTTACAACACAGGCATTTATCTTGCAGGAGGTGGATCTATGTTAAGAGGATTAGACAAACGAATATCATTAAAAACCGACTTACCGGTTTATATCGCAGAAGATCCTTTAAGAGCTGTAGTAAGAGGAACAGGAATTGCTCTTAAAAACTTAAACAAATACAAAAGTATCCTTATAAAATAA
- a CDS encoding TonB-dependent receptor plug domain-containing protein encodes MKRIYTIILFVFSGIIYSQTEQDTIKVTTLDEVVVATKWKQKKEDLPYKIASISKEAIELQNPQTAADLLSVSGKVFIQKSQQGGGSPMIRGFATNRLLYTVDGVRMNTAIFRGGNIQNVISLDGFAMENVEVLFGPNSVIYGSDAIGGVMSFQTVKPKFSTNENTSVSGNVFSRFSSANDEKTGHFDVQLGWKKWASYTSISYNDFGDLRMGTHGPNEYLKTYYVVPNFDGSDEVLTNENALVQKPSAYTQYNVTQKVRFAPNENWDFQYGFHYSETSDYSRYDRHLRMRNGLPRYAEWNYGPQKWMMNALEISNFAKGNLYDEMTIRFAYQNFEESRISRNLNNVNREIRIEKVDAYSFNIDFNKKIGTKNKLFYGVEYVFDKVNSEGIDEDITSGVQVEGPARYPQADWQSIGIYLNDQYTITDKVLLSAGLRYNQYILNAEFDTTFYPFPFTEAKLNDGALTGSLGVVYKPSNSWVLSSNVSTAFRSPNVDDVGKVFDSEPGSVVVPNPNLKAEYAYNVDFNIAKVFGSNFKLDLSTYYTWLEDALVRRDYTLNGSSQIMYDGELSQVQAIQNAAKATVYGVQFGVEAKLSKDFVFSTDLNFQKGEEELDNGEKSPSRHAAPFFGVSRLTFTHEKLELQIYTQYSAKKDYEDLPEEERGKPEIYAIDGNGNPYSPGWYTLNLKTDYKFNKTFNVTAGLENITDQRYRPYSSGLVAPGRNFIVGVRAKF; translated from the coding sequence ATGAAAAGAATTTACACAATAATTTTATTTGTGTTTAGTGGTATTATATATTCTCAAACCGAACAAGACACAATAAAAGTTACAACTTTAGATGAAGTGGTTGTAGCTACAAAATGGAAGCAAAAAAAGGAAGATCTTCCATATAAAATAGCGTCAATTTCAAAGGAAGCAATTGAGCTTCAAAATCCACAAACTGCAGCCGATTTATTAAGTGTTTCGGGGAAAGTTTTTATTCAAAAAAGTCAACAAGGTGGTGGTAGCCCAATGATTAGAGGTTTTGCAACAAATCGCTTGTTGTATACGGTAGACGGAGTTCGAATGAATACTGCAATTTTTCGAGGCGGAAATATTCAAAATGTAATTTCTTTAGACGGATTTGCAATGGAGAATGTTGAGGTGCTTTTTGGTCCAAATTCTGTAATCTACGGTAGTGATGCTATTGGCGGGGTAATGAGTTTTCAAACGGTAAAGCCAAAGTTTTCTACGAATGAAAACACGAGTGTTTCTGGAAATGTTTTTTCGAGATTTTCTTCTGCAAATGATGAAAAAACCGGGCACTTTGACGTGCAATTAGGATGGAAAAAATGGGCTTCCTACACAAGTATTAGTTATAATGATTTTGGAGATTTGCGTATGGGAACTCATGGTCCAAATGAATATCTTAAAACGTATTATGTGGTTCCAAATTTTGACGGTTCCGATGAGGTTTTAACCAATGAAAATGCCTTGGTTCAAAAACCTTCAGCCTATACACAATATAACGTTACGCAAAAAGTGCGTTTTGCACCAAATGAAAATTGGGATTTTCAATATGGTTTTCATTATTCAGAAACATCCGATTATTCTCGTTACGATAGACACTTAAGAATGCGAAACGGTTTACCACGTTATGCAGAATGGAATTATGGTCCGCAAAAATGGATGATGAATGCTTTAGAAATTTCAAATTTTGCTAAAGGAAATTTATATGATGAAATGACTATACGTTTCGCTTATCAAAATTTTGAAGAAAGTAGAATTAGTAGAAATTTGAATAACGTAAATAGAGAAATAAGAATTGAAAAAGTAGATGCTTATTCGTTCAATATCGATTTTAATAAAAAAATTGGAACCAAGAACAAATTGTTCTATGGAGTAGAATATGTTTTTGATAAAGTAAACTCTGAAGGAATAGATGAAGATATTACTAGTGGAGTTCAAGTTGAAGGTCCAGCGAGATATCCACAAGCCGATTGGCAATCAATTGGTATTTATCTAAATGATCAATATACAATTACAGACAAAGTTTTACTTTCTGCAGGATTGCGATATAATCAATATATTTTAAATGCGGAGTTTGATACAACGTTTTATCCATTTCCATTTACGGAAGCTAAATTAAATGATGGTGCTTTAACTGGAAGTTTAGGTGTTGTGTATAAACCTTCAAATTCTTGGGTTTTAAGTTCAAATGTTTCCACAGCTTTTCGTTCACCAAATGTTGACGACGTAGGAAAAGTTTTCGATTCTGAACCTGGTTCTGTTGTAGTTCCTAATCCTAATTTAAAAGCGGAATATGCATATAATGTTGATTTTAATATAGCAAAAGTATTTGGTTCTAATTTTAAATTAGATTTATCTACTTATTATACTTGGTTAGAAGATGCTTTAGTAAGAAGAGATTATACTTTAAATGGTTCTAGTCAAATTATGTATGACGGCGAATTAAGTCAAGTGCAAGCTATTCAAAATGCAGCTAAAGCAACTGTTTACGGAGTTCAATTTGGGGTAGAAGCAAAGCTATCTAAAGATTTTGTATTTTCAACAGATCTGAATTTTCAAAAAGGTGAAGAAGAATTGGATAATGGAGAAAAAAGCCCATCTAGACATGCCGCTCCATTTTTTGGTGTAAGCCGACTAACTTTTACTCATGAAAAGTTAGAATTACAAATATATACACAATATAGTGCGAAGAAAGATTATGAAGATTTACCAGAAGAAGAAAGAGGAAAGCCAGAAATTTATGCCATTGATGGTAATGGAAATCCTTATTCTCCGGGTTGGTACACCTTAAATCTAAAAACTGATTATAAGTTTAATAAAACGTTTAATGTAACAGCTGGTTTAGAAAATATTACCGATCAACGTTATCGACCTTATAGTTCTGGATTAGTAGCACCAGGAAGAAATTTTATTGTTGGTGTTAGAGCAAAATTTTAA